The following are encoded together in the Geobacter sulfurreducens PCA genome:
- a CDS encoding CoB--CoM heterodisulfide reductase iron-sulfur subunit B family protein, translating to MTPAKNLLNYSYYPGCSLHASAKEYDESTRGLFRALKIGLHEVPDWLCCGATPAHNVDELLSLSLCAKNLSLAEEVGGDLAVACAACFSRLKVTQHRLADNEEKRRQVEYAIDGKVSFDNKVKHLLEILAKDFGLDRLTAAVRKPLEGLKVACYYGCLLTRPPEVPELDDCEAPTIMERVIGAAGAETVTWSHRMECCGANFTLSRPGVVLKLSGDILASAKAAGANCILVACPLCHGNLDIRQKEIEEASGQWFGMPVFYMTQLLALAVGVAPAKLGFDSMIVNPLPLLKEKGLV from the coding sequence GTGACCCCCGCAAAGAACCTGCTGAACTATTCCTACTATCCCGGCTGCTCCCTCCACGCTTCGGCAAAAGAGTACGACGAGTCGACCCGGGGGCTGTTCCGGGCGCTGAAGATCGGACTCCACGAGGTTCCCGACTGGCTCTGCTGCGGTGCGACCCCGGCCCACAACGTGGACGAGCTCCTCTCCCTCTCCCTCTGCGCCAAAAACCTGTCCTTGGCCGAGGAGGTCGGCGGCGACCTGGCCGTGGCCTGTGCCGCCTGCTTTTCGCGCCTGAAGGTGACCCAGCACCGACTGGCGGACAATGAAGAAAAGCGCCGGCAGGTGGAGTACGCCATCGACGGGAAGGTTTCCTTCGACAACAAGGTGAAGCATCTTCTGGAAATCCTGGCCAAGGACTTCGGCCTCGACCGGCTGACGGCAGCCGTGAGGAAGCCGCTGGAGGGGCTCAAGGTTGCCTGCTACTACGGCTGCCTGCTGACCCGGCCGCCCGAGGTGCCGGAACTGGACGACTGCGAGGCGCCGACCATCATGGAGCGGGTCATCGGCGCAGCCGGGGCCGAAACAGTTACCTGGAGCCACCGGATGGAGTGCTGCGGCGCAAACTTCACCCTTTCGCGTCCCGGCGTGGTACTGAAGCTCTCCGGCGATATCCTTGCCTCGGCCAAAGCAGCCGGCGCCAACTGCATCCTGGTGGCCTGCCCCCTGTGCCACGGCAATCTGGACATTCGCCAGAAGGAGATTGAGGAGGCCAGCGGCCAGTGGTTCGGCATGCCGGTCTTCTACATGACCCAGCTCCTGGCCCTGGCGGTAGGGGTTGCGCCGGCGAAGCTCGGGTTCGACAGCATGATCGTCAATCCCCTGCCGCTTCTGAAAGAGAAAGGGTTGGTCTAG
- a CDS encoding 4Fe-4S dicluster domain-containing protein, with protein sequence MPKIITDQNLRLLIDTLVGEGKRVIGPKAAGTLTLYEPLASAEELSLGELPRRSAKETFFPLCENILTYEKSSSGTTVHDIDPARFPETVLIGARPCDVAAAPVLDAIFSWDFKDEFFLERRRKTTIIGLACTTADDACFCTAVGLSPADTRGSDLFLTPLAGGSYRCDVISDKGEALLAAHAGLFAETDTAEPVSLAEPQLGPLDLDRIKAWLDTHFEDPLWEEIAARCAGCGACAFLCPACHCFDISDEGSEKQGARRKHWDACGFGKFTYHASGHNPREVQPHRYRNRIMHKFKYYHDKFGQRLCTGCGRCIRACPVGIDIAQIIDDINRK encoded by the coding sequence ATGCCGAAAATCATCACCGACCAGAATCTCCGCCTTCTCATCGATACGCTCGTGGGCGAGGGCAAACGGGTCATCGGCCCGAAAGCCGCGGGCACCCTGACCCTGTACGAGCCGCTGGCCTCTGCGGAAGAGCTGTCCTTGGGAGAGCTGCCCCGCCGTTCCGCCAAGGAGACCTTTTTCCCCCTGTGCGAAAATATCCTCACCTATGAAAAAAGCAGTTCCGGGACCACGGTACACGACATCGACCCGGCCCGCTTCCCGGAAACGGTGCTCATCGGCGCCCGCCCCTGCGACGTGGCGGCGGCCCCGGTGCTCGACGCAATTTTCTCCTGGGACTTCAAGGACGAGTTTTTTCTGGAGCGGCGGCGCAAGACCACGATCATCGGCCTTGCCTGTACCACCGCGGACGATGCCTGTTTCTGCACGGCGGTGGGGCTTTCCCCGGCGGACACCAGGGGAAGCGATCTCTTCCTCACCCCCCTTGCCGGAGGAAGTTACCGCTGCGACGTGATTTCAGACAAGGGAGAGGCGCTCCTGGCCGCCCATGCCGGACTCTTCGCCGAAACGGATACCGCCGAGCCCGTTTCCCTTGCCGAACCCCAGTTGGGGCCGCTCGACCTGGACCGGATCAAGGCCTGGCTCGACACCCATTTTGAGGACCCCCTCTGGGAAGAGATCGCCGCCCGCTGTGCCGGCTGCGGCGCCTGCGCCTTTCTCTGCCCCGCCTGCCACTGTTTCGACATCAGTGACGAGGGGAGCGAGAAGCAGGGGGCGCGCCGCAAGCACTGGGACGCCTGCGGCTTCGGCAAATTCACCTACCATGCGTCGGGCCACAACCCCCGCGAGGTACAGCCTCATCGCTACCGCAACCGGATCATGCACAAGTTCAAGTACTACCACGACAAGTTCGGCCAGCGCCTCTGCACCGGCTGCGGACGATGCATTCGTGCCTGCCCGGTGGGGATCGACATCGCCCAGATCATTGACGACATTAATAGGAAGTAA
- the pgeF gene encoding peptidoglycan editing factor PgeF produces MEMKRADKVHYVEPSLLAAAGVAVQGFTTRHEGVSRTPYNSLNLGTGTADASHSVEGNRSILARAFGGTVERLVTVTQVHGTDLLVIDAPNPDYGYFQRLEADGIITNQPGVMIGVCVADCVPVLLLDPVKGVAAALHAGWKGTASGICRKGVDAFVSVFGSDPRDILAAVGPAIGPCCYEVDTPVFQAFRQAGCEWDEVATLSGVARWHLDLARANARQLAASGIAERNIETSGQCVCCSPEQFFSYRRDKGDTGRQMGFIMLKG; encoded by the coding sequence ATGGAGATGAAACGAGCCGACAAGGTTCATTACGTGGAACCGTCCTTGCTGGCCGCCGCAGGTGTGGCGGTGCAGGGATTCACCACCCGCCACGAAGGGGTGTCGCGCACCCCCTACAATTCCCTCAACCTGGGTACCGGTACCGCGGACGCCTCCCACAGCGTTGAGGGGAACCGCAGCATCCTGGCCCGGGCATTCGGCGGCACCGTGGAGCGCCTGGTGACCGTCACCCAGGTCCATGGGACCGACCTGTTGGTCATTGATGCGCCGAACCCCGATTACGGCTACTTCCAACGGCTGGAAGCCGATGGGATCATCACTAACCAGCCCGGCGTGATGATCGGCGTCTGCGTTGCCGACTGCGTGCCGGTGCTCCTGCTGGACCCGGTGAAGGGCGTTGCTGCGGCGCTCCACGCAGGATGGAAGGGAACCGCATCGGGCATCTGCCGCAAGGGGGTGGACGCCTTTGTCTCGGTTTTCGGCTCCGATCCCCGGGATATCCTGGCGGCCGTGGGGCCGGCCATCGGTCCCTGCTGCTACGAGGTGGATACCCCCGTTTTCCAGGCGTTTCGCCAGGCGGGCTGCGAGTGGGATGAGGTCGCAACCCTCAGCGGCGTGGCCCGGTGGCATCTGGACCTGGCGCGGGCCAACGCGCGGCAGCTGGCAGCCTCGGGTATTGCGGAGCGGAATATCGAGACGAGCGGCCAGTGTGTCTGCTGTTCGCCGGAGCAGTTCTTCTCCTACCGTCGCGACAAGGGAGATACCGGTCGACAGATGGGATTCATCATGCTGAAAGGATAG
- a CDS encoding CoB--CoM heterodisulfide reductase iron-sulfur subunit A family protein: protein MSRIGVFVCHCGENISRTVDVERVAGELAKVPGVAFATDYKYMCSDPGQGLLKKAVAEHRLDGVVVAACSPRMHEKTFRTAAKAAGLNPFLCEMANIREHCSWVHEDRDEATAKAISIVEMMVARVKKDRRLVPITVPVTKRALVIGGGIAGIQAALDIADAGHKVVLVEREPSIGGHMAQLSETFPTLDCSQCIMTPKMVDVANHPNITLHTYSEIESVDGYIGNFQVTIRKKARSVDESKCTGCGVCMAKCPQKKIPNSFDKNLGMRPAIYVPFPQAVPNTPVIDRENCTYFKSGKCGVCAKVCGPRAVDYEQQDQLIVEPAGAIVVATGFSLYDIGPKPAGSPIEGYGEFGYGTIPDVIDGLTFERLASASGPTGGKIVRPSDGKEPKQVVFVQCVGSRAREKGISYCSKICCMYTAKHTMLYKHKVHDGQAYVFFMDARTPGKNYDEFWRRAIEEEEAVYIRGMVSRLYQKGDKVVVMGSDVHVGVQVEIEADLVVLATAVQAREGADSLAQKLGISYDNYNFYSEAHAKLKPVECATAGVYLAGACQGPKDIPDTVSQASAAAAKVMTLFARDELEREPIVAKVDERRCVACLYCKKICPYGAVEEKEIRDRQGNLIRVVAYVNPGVCGGCGTCQATCPSKSVELDGYTDEQIMAMIEVL from the coding sequence ATGTCCCGAATCGGCGTATTTGTCTGCCATTGCGGCGAAAACATCTCCCGTACCGTTGACGTGGAGCGCGTGGCCGGGGAACTGGCCAAGGTTCCCGGCGTCGCTTTTGCCACCGACTACAAGTATATGTGCTCCGATCCGGGGCAGGGCCTATTGAAGAAGGCGGTGGCCGAGCACCGGCTCGACGGTGTCGTGGTGGCGGCCTGCTCTCCCCGGATGCATGAAAAGACCTTTCGCACCGCGGCCAAGGCGGCCGGCCTGAACCCCTTCCTCTGCGAGATGGCCAACATCCGCGAACACTGTTCCTGGGTTCACGAGGACCGGGACGAGGCAACCGCCAAGGCCATCTCCATTGTGGAGATGATGGTGGCCCGCGTCAAAAAGGACCGGCGGCTCGTGCCGATCACCGTACCGGTCACCAAGCGGGCCCTGGTCATCGGCGGCGGCATCGCCGGCATCCAGGCGGCCCTGGATATAGCCGACGCGGGCCACAAGGTGGTGCTCGTGGAGCGGGAGCCCTCCATCGGCGGGCACATGGCCCAGCTCTCCGAGACCTTTCCCACCCTGGACTGTTCCCAGTGCATCATGACCCCCAAGATGGTGGATGTGGCCAACCACCCCAACATAACCCTCCACACCTACAGCGAAATCGAGAGCGTTGACGGCTACATCGGCAATTTCCAGGTGACCATCCGGAAGAAGGCCCGCTCCGTGGACGAGTCAAAATGCACCGGCTGCGGGGTCTGCATGGCCAAGTGTCCCCAGAAGAAGATCCCGAACAGTTTCGACAAGAACCTGGGGATGCGCCCCGCCATCTACGTCCCCTTCCCCCAGGCTGTGCCCAACACGCCGGTCATCGACCGGGAAAACTGCACCTATTTCAAGTCTGGCAAATGTGGCGTCTGCGCCAAGGTCTGCGGCCCCCGGGCCGTGGACTACGAACAGCAGGACCAGCTCATCGTCGAGCCGGCCGGAGCCATCGTGGTTGCCACCGGCTTTTCGCTCTACGACATCGGCCCCAAGCCGGCCGGCTCCCCCATCGAGGGGTACGGCGAGTTCGGCTACGGCACCATCCCCGACGTGATCGACGGGCTCACCTTCGAGCGGCTTGCCTCCGCCTCGGGCCCCACGGGGGGCAAGATCGTCCGCCCCTCCGACGGGAAGGAGCCGAAACAGGTGGTCTTTGTCCAGTGCGTCGGCTCACGGGCCCGCGAAAAGGGGATCTCCTACTGTTCCAAGATCTGCTGCATGTACACGGCAAAGCACACCATGCTCTACAAGCACAAGGTGCACGACGGCCAGGCCTATGTCTTCTTCATGGACGCGCGGACGCCGGGTAAGAACTACGACGAGTTCTGGCGCCGGGCCATCGAGGAAGAGGAGGCGGTCTACATCAGGGGAATGGTCTCCCGCCTCTACCAGAAGGGGGACAAGGTGGTGGTCATGGGGAGCGACGTCCATGTGGGTGTCCAGGTGGAGATCGAGGCGGACCTGGTGGTGCTCGCCACCGCCGTGCAGGCGCGGGAGGGGGCCGACTCCCTCGCCCAGAAGCTCGGCATCTCCTATGACAACTACAACTTCTACTCCGAGGCCCACGCCAAGCTCAAGCCCGTGGAGTGCGCCACCGCCGGGGTCTATCTGGCCGGGGCCTGCCAGGGGCCCAAGGACATCCCCGACACCGTCAGCCAGGCGTCGGCTGCAGCGGCAAAGGTCATGACCCTCTTCGCCCGCGACGAGCTGGAGCGTGAGCCCATCGTGGCCAAGGTGGACGAGCGGCGCTGCGTTGCCTGCCTCTACTGCAAGAAGATCTGCCCCTACGGTGCCGTGGAGGAGAAGGAGATCCGCGACCGCCAGGGGAATCTGATCCGGGTCGTGGCTTACGTGAACCCGGGGGTCTGCGGCGGCTGCGGCACCTGCCAGGCCACCTGCCCTTCAAAAAGCGTGGAGCTGGATGGCTACACCGACGAGCAGATCATGGCCATGATCGAGGTGCTCTAA
- a CDS encoding RluA family pseudouridine synthase, whose amino-acid sequence MERQDERYDLSVPTEGEAERLDQFVARSVQGITRSAAQRLIEEGRVTVDDRLEKPSLKLRGGERVVVTVPPPAPAVPEAEEIPLVVLHEDGDVVVVDKPAGMVVHPAAGNPGGTLVNALLAHCTDLSGIGGEIRPGIVHRIDKDTSGVLVVAKSDRAHESLSRQFHDHTVKRVYLALVYGSPREDKGRIEGAIGRHPTDRKKMSGAARHGKHAVTHWRVAARFTGVTLLRLRLETGRTHQIRVHMAEAGFPLVGDEVYGGAGRINNLRDPVLRKLIRELGRQALHAKTLGFVHPVTGEYLEFDTELPEDMARIIDYLERQGA is encoded by the coding sequence GTGGAGAGACAAGATGAGCGATACGATCTGTCGGTGCCGACGGAAGGTGAAGCGGAACGGCTCGACCAGTTCGTGGCCCGCTCGGTCCAGGGAATAACCCGTTCGGCGGCCCAGCGCCTGATCGAAGAGGGGCGGGTGACGGTGGACGATCGCCTCGAGAAGCCGTCTCTCAAGCTTCGGGGCGGAGAGCGGGTGGTGGTGACGGTGCCGCCACCGGCCCCCGCAGTGCCTGAAGCGGAAGAGATTCCGCTGGTTGTCCTCCACGAAGATGGCGACGTGGTGGTGGTCGACAAGCCGGCGGGCATGGTGGTTCACCCGGCCGCGGGAAATCCCGGCGGGACCCTGGTCAACGCCCTTCTGGCCCACTGTACGGATCTCTCGGGCATTGGCGGTGAGATTCGTCCCGGCATCGTCCATCGCATCGACAAGGATACCTCGGGCGTCCTGGTGGTGGCCAAGAGTGACCGGGCCCACGAATCGCTTTCGCGGCAGTTCCATGACCACACGGTCAAGAGGGTCTACCTGGCCCTGGTCTACGGCTCGCCCCGCGAGGACAAGGGGCGGATCGAGGGGGCCATCGGCCGGCATCCCACGGACCGGAAGAAGATGTCGGGCGCGGCGCGTCACGGCAAGCACGCGGTCACCCACTGGCGGGTGGCCGCCCGTTTCACCGGCGTGACGCTGCTGCGGCTCCGGCTGGAAACGGGGCGTACCCACCAGATCCGGGTGCACATGGCCGAGGCCGGGTTTCCCCTGGTGGGAGACGAGGTCTATGGGGGCGCTGGCCGGATCAACAATCTCAGGGACCCGGTTTTGCGTAAGCTCATCCGGGAACTGGGACGTCAGGCACTGCACGCCAAAACCCTTGGTTTTGTCCACCCGGTCACGGGGGAATACCTGGAGTTCGACACTGAGCTGCCCGAGGATATGGCGCGGATTATCGATTATCTGGAACGACAAGGAGCCTGA
- a CDS encoding hydrogenase iron-sulfur subunit, translated as MHIHKEKHAFEPKIVAFVCTWCTYAGADLAGTSRMHYPANVRVVKFPCTGRIDPVFILRAFQKGADGILVSGCHPGDCHYMAGNFHARRRFAVFRQLLDFIGVDLQRLQFSWVSAAEGGKWVEVVTELTERVRAQGPMPEFKELEAEEHWSGAIDTPELNAAYNDI; from the coding sequence ATGCACATACACAAAGAGAAACACGCTTTCGAACCCAAGATCGTTGCCTTTGTCTGCACCTGGTGCACCTATGCCGGCGCCGACCTGGCCGGGACCTCGCGGATGCATTATCCCGCCAACGTCCGGGTGGTCAAGTTCCCCTGCACCGGCCGGATCGATCCAGTCTTCATCCTCAGGGCCTTCCAGAAAGGTGCAGACGGCATCCTGGTATCGGGTTGCCACCCGGGCGACTGCCACTACATGGCCGGCAACTTCCACGCGCGGCGCCGCTTCGCTGTTTTTCGCCAACTCCTGGACTTCATCGGAGTCGATCTCCAGCGGCTCCAGTTCTCCTGGGTTTCGGCCGCCGAGGGGGGGAAGTGGGTTGAGGTGGTGACCGAGCTGACCGAACGGGTTCGCGCCCAGGGGCCCATGCCCGAATTCAAGGAACTGGAAGCCGAGGAACACTGGTCCGGGGCCATCGACACGCCCGAGCTCAATGCCGCGTACAACGACATCTGA
- a CDS encoding aminotransferase: MKFPISDQIRSVQCAPIAEVKSWLAHREPDPERPLVDLCQAVPDYPPARQLTDYLAALLDDPLVSKYSPDEGLPEVREGVCARYGRVYGAAMNPDQLCLTIGASQAFWLAMVTLCRAGDEVIVPLPAYFDHPMALDILGVRPVYLPFDEERGGVPDPAAVERLITPRTRAILLVTPSNPTGVVTPPETIQELHGVARRRGIALVLDETYADFIPGGERPHDLFLDPRWGDHLIHLMSFGKTYALTGYRAGCLAASKEFIGHALKAQDTMAVCQPRITQYAVLYGVSHLDGWVEENRLMMTRRHDLFRSLFTRPGNPFSLVASGTFFAWVRHPLQEGTGREAARRLAVEAGIICLPGEVFGPGLEPYLRLAFGNIRDEAIPGAVERFRAFAL, translated from the coding sequence ATGAAGTTTCCCATTTCCGATCAGATCCGGTCAGTCCAGTGCGCGCCCATCGCCGAGGTTAAGAGCTGGCTCGCTCACCGGGAGCCCGATCCGGAGCGCCCGCTGGTGGATCTGTGCCAGGCCGTGCCCGACTATCCGCCGGCCCGTCAGCTGACCGACTACCTGGCGGCGCTCCTGGACGATCCGCTGGTGTCGAAATACTCGCCCGACGAGGGGCTCCCCGAGGTGCGGGAGGGGGTGTGCGCCCGCTACGGCCGGGTCTACGGCGCGGCCATGAATCCGGATCAGCTTTGCCTCACCATCGGCGCCAGCCAGGCGTTCTGGCTCGCCATGGTTACCCTCTGCCGCGCCGGGGACGAGGTGATCGTCCCGCTCCCCGCCTACTTCGACCATCCCATGGCCCTGGATATTCTGGGCGTCAGGCCGGTCTACCTCCCCTTTGACGAGGAACGGGGCGGGGTGCCTGACCCGGCCGCGGTGGAGCGTCTCATCACCCCGCGCACCAGGGCCATTCTGCTGGTGACCCCTTCCAACCCCACCGGCGTGGTCACTCCACCGGAAACGATCCAGGAACTCCACGGGGTGGCCCGGCGCCGGGGCATCGCGCTGGTCCTCGACGAAACCTATGCCGACTTCATCCCCGGCGGCGAGCGGCCCCACGATCTTTTCCTTGACCCCCGCTGGGGTGACCACCTGATCCACCTGATGTCCTTCGGCAAGACCTATGCCCTCACGGGGTACCGGGCCGGCTGTCTCGCCGCGTCGAAAGAGTTCATCGGCCACGCCCTTAAGGCCCAGGACACCATGGCGGTTTGCCAGCCGCGCATCACCCAGTATGCCGTGCTCTACGGGGTCAGTCACCTGGACGGCTGGGTGGAAGAGAACCGGCTCATGATGACCCGACGGCACGACCTCTTCCGGTCGCTCTTTACCCGTCCCGGCAATCCGTTCAGCCTTGTGGCGAGCGGCACCTTCTTCGCCTGGGTGCGGCATCCCCTGCAGGAGGGCACCGGCCGTGAGGCTGCCCGCAGGCTGGCCGTGGAAGCCGGCATCATCTGTCTCCCCGGCGAAGTATTCGGCCCCGGCCTCGAACCCTACCTCCGCCTCGCCTTCGGCAACATCCGCGACGAAGCCATCCCCGGGGCGGTGGAGCGATTCCGAGCGTTTGCCCTCTGA
- a CDS encoding 4Fe-4S dicluster domain-containing protein translates to MTNTAHTIDTALYDAVTDALRAEAKKVLESGTAAAVIGWQAGRRRGSAVPAIVTDPADAEKLIFSPSCVNNLALYLTKAKKEVREKGKLAVVAKGCDMKALAGLMGENQLKRDDVYIIGVACAGVYGPAIRGNAPLDDGTLARKCRECAAELPEGADVSLGTVPRRPAFTPHEAAELARLEAMTPAERWAFWKEHFSRCIRCYACRQVCPFCYCEQCLCDRNRPQAVETTPRPAGNMAWHMVRAMHLAGRCAGCAECERACPMDIPLNLLNRKMAKELKELYGHEAGFQAKEKGPLAEYREDDNQSFIK, encoded by the coding sequence ATGACGAATACCGCACATACTATCGACACGGCGCTCTATGACGCCGTCACCGACGCCCTGCGGGCGGAAGCGAAAAAGGTCCTGGAATCGGGCACGGCTGCCGCCGTGATCGGCTGGCAGGCGGGGCGCCGCAGGGGGAGCGCCGTTCCGGCCATCGTCACCGATCCCGCCGACGCTGAAAAGCTCATTTTTTCCCCCTCCTGCGTCAACAATCTGGCCCTTTACCTGACCAAGGCCAAGAAGGAAGTCCGGGAAAAAGGCAAGCTGGCCGTGGTGGCGAAAGGGTGCGACATGAAGGCCCTGGCCGGCCTCATGGGCGAGAACCAGCTCAAGCGCGACGACGTCTACATCATCGGCGTGGCCTGTGCCGGGGTCTACGGTCCGGCGATCCGCGGCAACGCTCCCCTGGACGACGGCACCCTGGCCCGCAAGTGCCGGGAGTGCGCTGCAGAACTCCCCGAAGGGGCCGATGTATCCCTGGGGACCGTCCCCCGGCGGCCCGCCTTCACCCCCCATGAGGCGGCTGAACTGGCCCGGCTCGAAGCCATGACACCGGCCGAGCGGTGGGCGTTCTGGAAGGAGCATTTCTCCCGCTGCATCCGCTGCTACGCCTGCCGCCAGGTCTGCCCCTTCTGCTACTGCGAGCAATGCCTCTGCGACCGCAACCGCCCCCAGGCGGTGGAGACCACGCCGCGTCCGGCGGGAAACATGGCCTGGCACATGGTCCGGGCCATGCACCTGGCCGGCCGCTGCGCCGGCTGTGCCGAGTGCGAACGGGCGTGCCCCATGGACATCCCGCTCAACCTCCTCAATCGCAAGATGGCCAAGGAACTGAAGGAACTCTACGGCCACGAGGCGGGCTTCCAGGCAAAGGAAAAGGGTCCGTTGGCGGAGTACCGGGAAGACGACAATCAATCGTTCATAAAATAA
- a CDS encoding 4Fe-4S dicluster domain-containing protein: protein MKHSKMRLSTETMNLGFVRKVEALSGSSVRRCFQCGKCSAGCPMRSFMEHPPNRIVRFLQLGQYERVLAGRSIWYCASCETCTTRCPNKVDLAAIMDALRKCSWDAKGPSKESLVQLANRLFIENIRTYGRQYEMRLAAVFNVKSGQFLKDLMLGPKLITKGKLRMFHQKNRNIAEIENIFARIEALRKKGEAP from the coding sequence GTGAAGCACTCCAAGATGCGCCTCTCGACCGAAACCATGAATCTCGGTTTCGTGCGCAAGGTCGAAGCTCTCTCCGGCAGTTCGGTCCGCCGCTGTTTCCAGTGTGGCAAGTGTTCGGCCGGCTGCCCCATGCGCTCGTTCATGGAGCACCCCCCCAACCGGATCGTCCGATTCCTGCAGCTGGGTCAGTACGAACGCGTGCTGGCTGGACGCAGCATCTGGTACTGTGCCTCCTGCGAGACCTGCACCACCCGTTGCCCCAACAAGGTGGATCTGGCCGCCATAATGGACGCCCTGCGCAAGTGCTCGTGGGATGCCAAGGGCCCGTCCAAGGAAAGCCTGGTACAGCTGGCGAACCGGCTGTTCATCGAAAACATCCGCACCTACGGCCGTCAGTACGAGATGCGGCTTGCCGCGGTCTTCAACGTGAAAAGCGGCCAGTTCCTCAAAGACCTGATGCTTGGGCCGAAGCTGATCACCAAGGGAAAGCTCCGGATGTTCCACCAGAAAAACCGCAACATCGCAGAGATCGAGAACATCTTCGCCCGAATCGAAGCGCTGCGTAAAAAAGGTGAAGCCCCGTGA
- a CDS encoding FAD/NAD(P)-binding protein has translation MCDHKNIYLPHLATIEEIVDETPDIRTFRLVFQDERVREHFTFRAGQFAEYSAFGAGEATFCIASAPTRQGYIECCFRAVGRVTEALRSLETGDTIGVRGPYGNSFPVEEFFGKNLVFVAGGIALPPLRTLIWQCLDWREKFGDITIVYGARTEADLVYKRELREWEERSDVRLVKTVDPGGNSPSWDGQVGFVPTVLEQAAPAADNTIALVCGPPVMIKFTLPVLEKLGFADTAIYTTLENRMKCGLGKCGRCNVGNVYVCKDGPVFTAAQVKAMPQEF, from the coding sequence ATGTGCGATCACAAGAACATCTACCTCCCCCACCTGGCAACGATCGAGGAAATCGTTGACGAGACCCCCGACATCCGCACCTTCCGGCTCGTCTTTCAGGATGAACGGGTACGGGAGCATTTTACCTTCAGGGCCGGCCAGTTTGCCGAGTACTCGGCCTTCGGCGCCGGCGAGGCCACCTTCTGCATCGCCTCGGCCCCCACCCGGCAGGGATACATCGAGTGCTGCTTCCGGGCCGTGGGGCGGGTCACGGAAGCATTGCGTTCCCTGGAGACCGGCGACACCATCGGTGTGCGCGGACCCTACGGCAACTCGTTTCCCGTCGAAGAGTTCTTCGGCAAGAACCTCGTCTTCGTGGCCGGAGGTATCGCGCTGCCGCCGCTGCGGACGCTCATCTGGCAGTGCCTGGACTGGCGGGAGAAATTCGGCGACATCACCATCGTCTACGGCGCCCGGACCGAGGCCGACCTCGTCTACAAGCGGGAACTCAGGGAGTGGGAAGAGCGGAGCGACGTACGCCTGGTAAAGACCGTGGATCCCGGAGGGAATTCCCCCTCATGGGACGGGCAGGTGGGCTTTGTGCCGACGGTCCTGGAGCAGGCCGCGCCAGCCGCGGACAACACCATCGCCCTGGTCTGCGGACCGCCCGTCATGATCAAGTTCACCCTTCCCGTCCTGGAGAAACTGGGATTCGCCGACACGGCCATCTACACGACCCTGGAGAACCGGATGAAGTGCGGTCTCGGCAAGTGCGGCCGCTGCAACGTGGGCAATGTCTATGTCTGCAAGGACGGCCCGGTCTTCACCGCGGCCCAGGTCAAGGCCATGCCCCAGGAGTTCTGA